From the genome of Ectobacillus sp. JY-23, one region includes:
- a CDS encoding ABC transporter permease, whose translation MKLKDQLAFAGKNMKKNKLRLFMTIFATTIGCAFLVVLASIGFGIQKSATQEMLSTQTLTEVSIHGKQDGGTFTQADLDVLRATENIKATVFREEFMGATEVQWESRTGFMPVRFSDMKEEKKSNLELSQGRLPEAADEVIVGYNFGKALLSEEERKALETPMSEKPVQPEGYTGELLNKSFTLTIKNPKEGTEDKKEYKLRVVGIGKKPAKDWMQDDAILLPDTAKTDILSFLQSKGVTEQELFMPNYKLYATSVDKVQGITESLKEKGFYVYSVSEELDQMNLYFTIFKIGLIFIGTIAVLIASIGIFNTMTMAVTERTQEIGIMKSLGADPGLIRRLFLMESAFIGIVGSLFGILIAYAVSWSVNILLPIVLRQLGEAQGEIDFTLSYIPMSLVLIAVGISLFVALVSGFRPALKATRINVLAALRRDL comes from the coding sequence TTGAAGCTTAAAGATCAGTTAGCATTTGCCGGTAAAAATATGAAGAAAAACAAATTACGTTTATTTATGACGATTTTTGCGACAACTATTGGATGTGCTTTTTTAGTTGTGCTAGCATCCATCGGATTCGGGATTCAAAAGAGTGCCACACAGGAAATGCTTTCAACGCAAACCTTAACAGAAGTTAGTATACATGGTAAACAAGATGGTGGTACGTTTACGCAGGCAGATTTGGATGTATTACGAGCTACAGAAAATATAAAAGCAACTGTATTTAGAGAAGAATTTATGGGGGCAACAGAAGTGCAATGGGAAAGTCGTACTGGTTTTATGCCCGTTCGATTTTCGGATATGAAAGAAGAAAAAAAATCCAATCTCGAGCTTTCGCAAGGAAGGTTGCCAGAAGCAGCAGATGAAGTAATTGTTGGATACAATTTTGGCAAAGCTTTATTAAGCGAAGAGGAACGAAAAGCGTTAGAAACTCCTATGTCAGAAAAGCCTGTACAGCCTGAGGGGTATACAGGTGAGTTGCTCAATAAAAGTTTTACTCTGACTATAAAGAATCCAAAAGAAGGTACTGAAGATAAAAAAGAATATAAGCTACGTGTTGTAGGGATAGGAAAAAAACCAGCCAAAGATTGGATGCAGGATGATGCAATCTTGTTACCTGATACAGCAAAAACTGATATTCTATCGTTTCTCCAAAGCAAAGGAGTTACAGAACAAGAGTTATTTATGCCGAACTATAAGCTGTATGCAACATCTGTGGATAAGGTGCAGGGCATTACGGAGAGCTTAAAGGAAAAGGGCTTTTATGTATACTCTGTCAGTGAAGAGCTGGATCAAATGAACTTGTATTTCACTATTTTTAAAATCGGTCTGATTTTTATTGGTACCATTGCTGTTTTAATTGCTTCTATCGGCATTTTCAATACAATGACAATGGCCGTTACTGAAAGAACGCAAGAAATTGGAATTATGAAGTCTTTGGGTGCTGATCCTGGTTTAATTCGTAGATTATTTTTAATGGAAAGTGCGTTTATCGGTATCGTTGGATCATTATTTGGTATTTTAATTGCGTATGCGGTAAGCTGGAGTGTGAATATACTTTTACCCATCGTGTTACGACAGCTCGGTGAAGCACAAGGAGAAATTGATTTTACGCTATCTTATATTCCAATGAGTCTTGTTTTAATTGCGGTAGGAATTAGTTTATTTGTTGCGCTGGTTTCCGGATTCCGTCCGGCGCTAAAGGCAACACGAATTAACGTACTGGCTGCACTTCGCCGTGACTTATAG
- a CDS encoding pilin, with the protein MNTYRRLLVFIFLFCIGLVPQSVWAADDPTTIVKNVANGLINFFMVVAPSIGTAAIMAMGVMYTMSTSSGKKGEYKKGMKDTLIIVAVVMSAGVIMKWFLSLLG; encoded by the coding sequence ATGAATACGTACCGGCGTTTACTAGTGTTTATATTTTTGTTTTGTATCGGATTGGTTCCTCAGTCGGTATGGGCTGCAGATGACCCTACCACAATTGTAAAAAATGTTGCGAATGGTCTTATTAATTTTTTTATGGTGGTTGCTCCGTCTATTGGAACGGCAGCTATTATGGCAATGGGTGTGATGTATACGATGTCCACTTCTTCTGGAAAAAAAGGTGAGTACAAAAAAGGAATGAAAGATACGTTGATTATTGTTGCTGTGGTGATGAGTGCTGGGGTTATTATGAAGTGGTTCTTAAGTTTACTTGGGTGA